The Streptomyces kanamyceticus genome window below encodes:
- the mraY gene encoding phospho-N-acetylmuramoyl-pentapeptide-transferase, which yields MRQILFAGVIGLFLTLAGTPLLIKFLARKGYGQFIRDDGPREHHSKRGTPTMGGIAFILATLIAYFLTKVITGTETTLSGLLVLFLMAGMGLVGFLDDYIKIVKQRSLGLRAKAKMAGQLIVGIGFAVLALNWPDNRNQTPASTKLSFVTDFGWSIGPVLFVVWALFMILAMSNGVNLTDGLDGLATGASVMVFGAYTFIGVWQYQESCANANTLTNPQACFEVRDPLDLAVVASALMGACFGFLWWNTSPAKIFMGDTGSLALGGALAGLAICSRTELLLALLGGLFVLITMSVVIQVGSFRLTGKRVFRMAPLQHHFELKGWSEVLVVVRFWIIQGMCVIVGLGLFYAGWAAEK from the coding sequence ATGAGGCAGATCCTCTTCGCGGGTGTGATCGGGCTCTTCCTGACCCTGGCCGGGACCCCGCTCCTGATCAAGTTCCTGGCCCGCAAGGGCTACGGCCAGTTCATCCGGGACGACGGCCCGCGCGAGCACCACAGCAAGCGCGGCACGCCGACCATGGGTGGCATCGCCTTCATCCTCGCCACGCTCATCGCGTACTTCCTCACGAAGGTCATCACCGGCACGGAGACCACGCTCTCCGGCCTCCTGGTGCTCTTCCTGATGGCGGGCATGGGCCTCGTCGGCTTCCTCGACGACTACATCAAGATCGTCAAGCAGCGCTCGCTCGGTCTGCGCGCCAAGGCGAAGATGGCGGGCCAGCTGATCGTCGGCATCGGCTTCGCCGTGCTCGCGCTGAACTGGCCGGACAACCGCAACCAGACCCCGGCCTCCACCAAGCTGTCGTTCGTCACGGACTTCGGCTGGTCGATCGGCCCGGTCCTGTTCGTGGTCTGGGCGCTGTTCATGATCCTCGCGATGTCGAACGGCGTGAACCTCACCGACGGCCTCGACGGTCTCGCCACCGGCGCCTCCGTGATGGTCTTCGGCGCCTACACCTTCATCGGTGTCTGGCAGTACCAGGAGTCCTGCGCCAACGCGAACACGCTGACGAACCCGCAGGCCTGCTTCGAGGTCAGAGACCCGCTCGACCTGGCGGTCGTGGCCTCCGCACTCATGGGCGCCTGCTTCGGCTTCCTGTGGTGGAACACCTCGCCCGCCAAGATCTTCATGGGCGACACCGGATCCCTCGCCCTGGGCGGCGCGCTCGCGGGTCTCGCGATCTGCTCCCGCACCGAGCTGCTCCTCGCGCTGCTCGGCGGCCTCTTCGTCCTGATCACCATGTCGGTGGTCATCCAGGTCGGCTCGTTCCGCCTCACCGGCAAACGCGTCTTCCGGATGGCGCCACTCCAGCACCACTTCGAACTAAAGGGGTGGTCCGAAGTCCTTGTCGTGGTCCGCTTCTGGATCATCCAGGGCATGTGCGTGATCGTCGGTCTGGGTCTCTTCTACGCGGGATGGGCAGCCGAAAAGTGA
- the murD gene encoding UDP-N-acetylmuramoyl-L-alanine--D-glutamate ligase: protein MSEWQSKNVTVAGLGVSGISAARALAGLGASVTVVDGGSSEAHRERAASLEGDGISVRLGDAETLPDGTDLVVTSPGWKPSSPLFAAAAAAGVDVVGDVEIAWRLRGPDAAPWLAITGTNGKTTTTRMLASILEAAGLRTAAVGNIGTPIVDVVLSEEPYDVLAVELSSYQLHWAPSLRAHSAAVLNLAPDHLDWHGSMEAYAADKGRVYEGNRIACVYNVADKVTEDLVREADVEEGCRAVGFTLNAPAPSQLGVVDGILVDRAFVPDRQKQAQELAEISDVQPPAPHNIANALAAAALARAFGVQATAVRDGLRAFRPDAHRIEHVADVAEVAYVDDSKATNTHAAEASLASYESIVWIAGGLAKGATFDELVTKSAKRLRGAVLIGADRELIREALARHAPEVPVVDLDRTDTGAMSEAVRRAAELARPGDTVLMAPACASMDMFTNYNKRGEAFADAVRELGSTSA, encoded by the coding sequence GTGTCCGAGTGGCAGAGCAAGAACGTCACCGTCGCCGGTCTCGGCGTGAGCGGCATCAGCGCCGCCCGCGCCCTGGCCGGCCTCGGCGCGTCGGTGACGGTCGTGGACGGCGGCTCCTCGGAGGCGCACCGGGAACGCGCCGCTTCTCTTGAGGGCGACGGCATTTCCGTACGCCTGGGGGACGCGGAAACGCTTCCCGACGGCACCGACCTGGTGGTCACGTCGCCGGGCTGGAAGCCGTCGTCGCCGCTCTTCGCGGCGGCCGCGGCGGCGGGCGTGGACGTCGTCGGCGACGTAGAGATCGCCTGGCGCCTGCGCGGCCCCGACGCGGCCCCCTGGCTCGCCATCACGGGCACCAACGGCAAGACCACGACGACGCGGATGCTCGCCTCGATCCTCGAAGCCGCGGGCCTGCGGACGGCCGCCGTCGGCAACATCGGTACGCCGATCGTCGACGTCGTCCTCTCCGAAGAGCCCTACGACGTCCTGGCCGTCGAGCTCTCCTCGTACCAGCTGCACTGGGCGCCCTCGCTGCGCGCCCACTCCGCGGCCGTCCTGAACCTGGCGCCCGACCACCTCGACTGGCACGGCTCCATGGAGGCGTACGCCGCCGACAAGGGACGCGTCTACGAGGGCAATCGGATCGCCTGCGTCTACAACGTGGCCGACAAGGTCACCGAGGACCTGGTCCGCGAGGCCGACGTCGAAGAGGGCTGCCGCGCCGTCGGTTTCACGCTGAACGCGCCCGCGCCCTCGCAACTGGGGGTCGTGGACGGCATCCTGGTCGACCGTGCCTTCGTGCCGGACCGCCAGAAGCAGGCGCAGGAGCTCGCCGAGATCTCCGACGTCCAGCCGCCCGCGCCGCACAACATCGCCAACGCGCTGGCCGCCGCGGCCCTCGCACGCGCTTTCGGCGTACAGGCGACGGCCGTACGCGACGGGCTGCGCGCCTTCCGTCCCGACGCGCACCGCATCGAACACGTCGCCGACGTGGCCGAGGTCGCGTACGTCGACGACTCCAAGGCGACCAACACCCACGCGGCGGAAGCCTCGTTGGCGTCCTACGAGTCGATCGTCTGGATCGCGGGCGGACTCGCCAAGGGCGCCACCTTCGACGAGCTCGTCACCAAGTCGGCCAAGCGGCTGCGCGGCGCCGTCCTGATCGGTGCCGACCGCGAGCTGATCAGGGAAGCCCTCGCGCGACACGCGCCCGAGGTCCCGGTCGTCGACCTCGACCGCACCGACACTGGTGCGATGTCCGAGGCGGTACGCCGGGCGGCAGAGCTGGCCCGGCCGGGGGACACCGTCCTGATGGCCCCGGCCTGCGCCTCGATGGACATGTTCACCAACTACAACAAGCGTGGTGAAGCGTTCGCGGACGCCGTCCGCGAACTCGGCTCCACGAGCGCCTGA
- the ftsW gene encoding putative lipid II flippase FtsW: protein MARSSVRVAKRPAPVRARGASHPPGDRGPRRLYDRARKAWDRPLTAYYLILGSSLLITVLGLVMVYSASMIQALQLDLPASYFFRKQFVAAVLGAILLLAAMRMPIKLHRALAYPMLAVTVFLMVLVQIPGIGRSVNGNQNWIYLGGPFQLQPSEFGKLALVLWGADLLARKHDKRLLTQWKHMLVPLVPVAFMLLGLIMLGGDMGTAIILTAILFGLLWLAGAPTRLFAGVLGVAGLLGVILIKTSPNRMARLACIGATEPGPGDQCWQAVHGIYALASGGFFGSGLGASVEKWGQLPEPHTDFIFAITGEELGLAGTLSVLALFAALGYAGIRVAGRTEDPFVRYAAGGVTTWITAQAVINVGAVLGLLPIAGVPLPLFSYGGSALLPTMFAVGLLIAFARSDPAAKAALAMRQPRVRWNTMRRRVKARSSGER, encoded by the coding sequence GTGGCCAGGTCTTCCGTGCGGGTCGCCAAACGACCGGCTCCGGTACGCGCCAGAGGTGCCTCCCACCCTCCGGGCGACCGGGGGCCCCGGCGGCTCTACGACCGGGCCCGCAAGGCCTGGGACCGGCCGCTGACGGCGTACTACCTCATCCTGGGCAGCAGCCTGCTGATCACCGTGCTCGGCCTGGTGATGGTCTACTCGGCCTCGATGATCCAGGCGCTGCAGCTGGACCTGCCGGCGTCGTACTTCTTCCGCAAGCAGTTCGTCGCCGCCGTGCTCGGCGCGATCCTGCTGCTCGCCGCGATGCGGATGCCCATCAAGCTGCACCGGGCGCTCGCCTATCCGATGCTCGCGGTCACCGTCTTCCTGATGGTCCTCGTGCAGATCCCGGGGATAGGGCGCAGCGTCAACGGCAACCAGAACTGGATCTATCTGGGCGGGCCCTTCCAGCTCCAGCCCAGTGAGTTCGGCAAGCTCGCCCTCGTCCTGTGGGGCGCCGACCTGCTCGCGCGTAAACACGACAAGCGTCTGTTGACCCAGTGGAAACACATGCTGGTGCCGCTCGTCCCGGTCGCCTTCATGCTGCTCGGGCTCATCATGCTCGGCGGCGACATGGGTACGGCGATCATCCTCACCGCGATCCTCTTCGGCCTGCTCTGGCTGGCGGGCGCCCCCACCCGGCTGTTCGCGGGTGTGCTCGGCGTCGCGGGTCTGCTCGGTGTGATCCTCATCAAGACGAGCCCCAACCGCATGGCCAGGCTCGCCTGCATCGGCGCCACGGAGCCGGGCCCCGGTGACCAGTGCTGGCAGGCCGTACACGGCATCTATGCCCTGGCCTCCGGCGGATTCTTCGGTTCCGGACTCGGCGCGAGTGTGGAAAAATGGGGTCAACTGCCTGAACCGCACACCGACTTCATCTTCGCCATCACCGGCGAGGAACTCGGCCTGGCGGGGACACTGTCGGTGCTCGCCCTGTTCGCGGCTCTAGGCTATGCGGGTATCCGCGTGGCCGGACGCACGGAGGACCCCTTCGTGAGGTATGCCGCGGGAGGCGTGACCACCTGGATCACGGCCCAGGCCGTGATCAACGTCGGTGCGGTGCTCGGTCTGCTGCCGATCGCCGGTGTCCCGCTCCCGCTGTTCTCCTACGGGGGTTCGGCCCTGCTGCCGACCATGTTCGCCGTCGGGCTCCTCATCGCTTTCGCGCGATCGGACCCCGCGGCGAAGGCGGCCCTCGCCATGCGGCAACCTCGGGTGAGATGGAACACGATGAGACGGCGCGTCAAGGCGCGTTCGTCCGGAGAGCGGTGA
- the murG gene encoding undecaprenyldiphospho-muramoylpentapeptide beta-N-acetylglucosaminyltransferase, whose translation MHVVLAGGGTAGHIEPALALADALRRQDPTVGITALGTERGLETRLVSERGYELALIPAVPLPRKPTPELITVPGRLRGTIKAAEQILERTKADCVVGFGGYVALPGYLAAKRTGTPIVVHEANARPGLANKIGSRYASGVAVATPDSKLRNSRYIGIPLRHTIATLDRARVRPEARAAFGLDPNLPTLLVSGGSQGARRLNEVVQQAAPVLQRAGIQILHAVGPKNELPHVQQMPGMPPYIPVPYVDRMDLAYAAADMMLCRAGAMTVAELSAVGLPAAYVPLPIGNGEQRLNAQPVVKAGGGLLVDDAELTPEWVQGNVLPVLADPHRLYEMSRAASEFGRRDADELLVGMVYEAIASRRNA comes from the coding sequence GTGCATGTCGTACTCGCCGGTGGGGGGACCGCCGGCCACATCGAGCCCGCGCTCGCCCTCGCGGACGCCCTGCGGAGGCAGGACCCGACCGTGGGCATCACGGCCCTGGGCACGGAGCGTGGACTCGAGACCCGGCTCGTATCCGAGCGGGGCTACGAACTCGCGCTGATCCCGGCCGTACCCCTGCCGCGGAAGCCCACCCCTGAGCTGATCACCGTCCCGGGACGGCTGCGCGGCACCATCAAGGCGGCCGAGCAGATCCTGGAGCGCACCAAGGCGGACTGCGTGGTCGGCTTCGGCGGCTACGTCGCGCTGCCCGGCTACCTCGCGGCCAAGCGGACCGGGACGCCGATCGTCGTGCACGAGGCCAACGCGCGCCCCGGCCTGGCCAACAAGATCGGTTCGCGGTACGCCTCCGGGGTGGCCGTCGCCACCCCCGACAGCAAGCTGCGCAACTCCCGCTACATCGGCATCCCGTTGCGGCACACCATCGCCACGCTCGACCGGGCCAGGGTCCGCCCGGAGGCGCGCGCCGCCTTCGGCCTCGACCCCAACCTGCCGACCCTGCTCGTCTCCGGCGGTTCGCAGGGCGCGCGGCGGCTCAACGAGGTCGTCCAGCAGGCCGCCCCCGTGCTGCAGCGCGCGGGCATCCAGATCCTGCACGCGGTCGGCCCCAAGAACGAATTGCCGCACGTGCAGCAGATGCCGGGGATGCCCCCGTACATCCCGGTACCGTACGTGGACCGGATGGACCTCGCGTACGCCGCTGCCGACATGATGCTCTGCCGCGCGGGCGCGATGACCGTGGCCGAACTCTCCGCCGTCGGGCTCCCCGCCGCCTACGTCCCGCTGCCGATCGGCAACGGCGAACAGCGGCTCAACGCCCAGCCGGTGGTCAAGGCGGGCGGCGGACTGCTGGTCGACGACGCGGAACTGACGCCCGAATGGGTCCAGGGCAACGTCCTGCCCGTGCTCGCCGATCCGCATCGGCTGTACGAGATGTCCCGCGCCGCCTCGGAGTTCGGCCGCAGGGACGCCGACGAGCTGCTCGTCGGCATGGTGTACGAGGCGATTGCGTCACGCCGTAACGCGTGA
- a CDS encoding cell division protein FtsQ/DivIB produces MAGPTTAERQQKKSGPPRPQRVRRLRLPRSRTLIVVLVLAVLLTAGGVWVLYGSQWLRLERVTISGTRVLTPEEVREAADAPVGAPLISVDADALEERLRSKLPRIDSVDVVRSWPHGIGLKVTERKPVLLIEKGGKFVEVDAKGVRFDTVERAPKGVPHLELTPDQENGAASLRRFGPDRLLREAVRVAGDLPEAVARDTRNVKVRSYDSISLELSGGRGVAWGSGEKGRTKASALLALMKTTPKARHFDVSVPTAPASSGS; encoded by the coding sequence GTGGCCGGACCGACCACCGCCGAACGGCAGCAGAAGAAGTCCGGCCCGCCCCGCCCGCAGCGCGTCCGGCGGCTGCGCCTGCCGCGCTCGCGCACTCTGATCGTCGTACTGGTGCTCGCCGTGCTCCTCACCGCGGGCGGCGTGTGGGTGCTCTACGGCTCCCAGTGGCTGCGTCTTGAGCGCGTGACCATCTCGGGGACCCGGGTGCTGACCCCCGAAGAGGTCCGCGAGGCGGCGGACGCCCCCGTCGGGGCCCCACTGATTTCGGTCGATGCGGACGCCCTTGAGGAGCGGCTGCGCTCGAAATTGCCCCGAATTGACTCGGTTGACGTCGTGCGGTCCTGGCCGCACGGAATCGGTCTCAAAGTGACGGAACGTAAGCCGGTTCTCCTCATCGAAAAGGGCGGAAAGTTCGTCGAAGTGGACGCCAAGGGAGTGCGATTCGACACGGTCGAGCGCGCGCCGAAGGGCGTACCGCATCTCGAATTGACGCCGGATCAGGAGAACGGGGCGGCCAGTCTGCGCAGGTTCGGCCCGGACCGGCTGCTGCGCGAGGCCGTGCGGGTAGCCGGTGACCTGCCCGAAGCGGTGGCCAGGGACACTCGGAACGTCAAGGTCCGTTCGTACGACTCCATCTCGCTGGAGTTGAGCGGCGGGCGCGGCGTCGCGTGGGGCAGCGGCGAGAAGGGGCGTACGAAAGCGTCCGCTCTCCTCGCACTGATGAAAACGACACCCAAGGCACGGCACTTCGATGTGAGCGTCCCCACCGCCCCTGCATCATCGGGGAGTTGA
- the ftsZ gene encoding cell division protein FtsZ — protein MAAPQNYLAVIKVIGVGGGGVNAINRMIEVGLKGVEFIAINTDAQALLMSDADVKLDVGRELTRGLGAGANPAVGRKAAEDHREEIEEVLKGADMVFVTAGEGGGTGTGGAPVVANIARSLGALTIGVVTRPFTFEGRRRANQAEDGIAELREEVDTLIVIPNDRLLSISDRQVSVLDAFKSADQVLLSGVQGITDLITTPGLINLDFADVKSVMSEAGSALMGIGSARGDDRAVAAAEMAISSPLLEASIDGARGVLLSISGGSDLGLFEINEAAQLVSEAAHPEANIIFGAVIDDALGDEVRVTVIAAGFDGGQPPSKRDTVLGSASAKREEPAPASRPAESSRPAFGGLGSVTPREEPATPEPAEAAPVNEAPSAPATPPQVPPARPYQDSQAEELDVPDFLK, from the coding sequence GTGGCAGCACCGCAGAACTACCTCGCAGTCATCAAAGTCATCGGTGTCGGCGGCGGTGGTGTCAATGCCATCAACCGGATGATCGAGGTCGGTCTCAAGGGCGTCGAGTTCATCGCCATCAACACCGACGCGCAAGCCCTGTTGATGAGCGACGCCGACGTCAAGCTCGACGTCGGCCGTGAACTCACCCGCGGCCTCGGCGCCGGCGCCAACCCGGCCGTCGGCCGCAAGGCCGCAGAGGACCACCGCGAGGAGATCGAGGAGGTCCTCAAGGGGGCCGACATGGTCTTCGTCACCGCCGGCGAAGGCGGCGGCACCGGCACCGGCGGCGCACCCGTCGTCGCCAACATCGCGCGCTCGCTCGGCGCCCTCACCATCGGTGTGGTCACCCGGCCGTTCACCTTCGAGGGCCGGCGCCGCGCCAACCAGGCCGAGGACGGCATCGCGGAGCTGCGCGAAGAGGTCGACACCCTCATCGTCATCCCCAACGACCGGCTCCTGTCCATCTCGGACCGCCAGGTATCCGTCCTCGACGCCTTCAAGTCGGCGGACCAGGTCCTGCTCTCCGGTGTTCAGGGCATCACCGACCTCATCACCACGCCCGGCCTGATCAACCTCGACTTCGCCGACGTCAAGTCGGTCATGTCCGAGGCCGGTTCGGCGCTCATGGGCATCGGCTCGGCCCGCGGCGACGACCGCGCGGTGGCCGCCGCGGAGATGGCGATCTCCTCGCCGCTCCTGGAGGCGTCCATCGACGGAGCGCGCGGCGTGCTGCTCTCCATCTCCGGCGGCTCCGACCTCGGCCTGTTCGAGATCAACGAGGCGGCCCAGCTGGTCAGCGAGGCAGCGCACCCCGAGGCCAACATCATCTTCGGTGCCGTCATCGACGACGCCCTGGGCGACGAGGTCAGGGTCACCGTCATCGCGGCGGGCTTCGACGGCGGACAGCCACCGTCCAAGCGGGACACCGTGCTTGGCTCGGCGTCCGCCAAGCGCGAGGAGCCGGCACCGGCCTCCCGGCCCGCCGAATCCTCCCGCCCGGCCTTCGGCGGCCTCGGCAGCGTCACGCCGCGCGAGGAGCCCGCGACCCCGGAGCCCGCCGAGGCGGCCCCGGTGAACGAGGCCCCGTCCGCGCCCGCGACGCCGCCGCAGGTCCCGCCGGCCCGTCCCTACCAGGACAGCCAGGCCGAAGAGCTGGACGTGCCGGACTTCTTGAAGTGA
- the pgeF gene encoding peptidoglycan editing factor PgeF has protein sequence MIGEHSTESGAHFAFTDRWGGVSAVPYEELNLGGAVGDDAEAVRTNRALAAKSLGIDPARVVWMNQVHGRDVAVVDGPWGSDAEIPAVDAVVTARRGLALAVLTADCTPVLLADPVAKVAAAAHAGRPGMVAGVVPAAVKAMVELGADPARIVARTGPAVCGCCYEVPEAMRADVAAVEPAAYAETSWGTPAVDVTAGVHAQLERLGVRDRERSPVCTLESGDHFSYRRDRTTGRLAGYVWLD, from the coding sequence GTGATAGGCGAGCACAGCACCGAGAGCGGCGCGCACTTCGCCTTCACCGACAGGTGGGGCGGAGTGAGCGCCGTTCCGTACGAGGAGCTCAATCTCGGCGGGGCGGTGGGCGACGACGCCGAGGCCGTCCGCACCAACCGCGCTCTTGCCGCCAAGTCGCTGGGCATCGACCCGGCCAGGGTGGTCTGGATGAACCAGGTGCACGGCCGCGACGTCGCCGTGGTCGACGGGCCCTGGGGTTCCGACGCCGAAATCCCCGCCGTCGACGCGGTGGTGACCGCCCGCAGGGGGCTCGCCCTCGCGGTCCTCACCGCCGACTGCACGCCCGTCCTGCTCGCCGATCCGGTCGCCAAGGTCGCGGCCGCGGCGCACGCGGGGCGCCCGGGCATGGTGGCGGGTGTCGTACCCGCCGCCGTCAAGGCCATGGTGGAACTCGGCGCGGACCCGGCCCGCATCGTCGCCCGGACGGGGCCCGCGGTCTGCGGGTGTTGTTATGAAGTGCCGGAGGCGATGCGCGCCGACGTGGCCGCCGTCGAGCCCGCGGCGTACGCCGAGACGAGCTGGGGTACGCCCGCGGTCGACGTGACGGCGGGCGTGCACGCACAGCTCGAACGGCTCGGCGTGCGCGACCGGGAGCGGTCGCCGGTGTGCACGCTGGAATCCGGTGACCACTTCTCGTACCGCCGCGACCGCACCACCGGTCGTCTCGCGGGCTATGTCTGGCTGGACTGA
- a CDS encoding YggS family pyridoxal phosphate-dependent enzyme: MTDRKSELAANLAAVEERIAAACATAGRKREEVTLIVVTKTYPASDVRILSELGVRHVAENRDQDAAPKAAQCADLPLTWHFVGQLQTNKVRSVVGYADVVQSVDRPKLVTALSKDAVRAGRELGCLIQVALDAEENGRGERGGVGPGGIEELADLVAGAPGLRIDGLMTVAPLTGPYAGRQQAAFERLMEFATLMRAAHPAANMVSAGMSADLEQAVAAGATHVRVGTAVLGVRPGLG; the protein is encoded by the coding sequence ATGACGGACCGAAAGTCTGAACTCGCGGCGAATCTGGCGGCGGTCGAGGAGCGCATCGCCGCGGCGTGCGCGACGGCCGGGCGCAAGCGGGAAGAAGTGACCCTGATCGTGGTCACGAAGACCTATCCCGCGAGCGATGTGCGGATCCTGTCGGAACTCGGTGTGCGGCACGTCGCGGAGAACCGCGACCAGGACGCGGCACCGAAGGCGGCTCAGTGCGCCGATCTCCCCCTTACTTGGCACTTCGTCGGTCAACTGCAGACCAACAAGGTCCGTTCCGTGGTCGGTTATGCCGATGTGGTGCAGTCCGTGGACCGTCCCAAGCTCGTCACAGCTTTGTCGAAGGACGCGGTCCGCGCGGGGCGCGAGCTCGGCTGCCTGATCCAGGTCGCGCTCGACGCGGAGGAGAACGGCCGGGGCGAGCGCGGGGGCGTAGGACCCGGCGGAATCGAAGAGTTGGCCGATCTCGTGGCCGGGGCGCCGGGGCTGCGGATCGACGGTCTGATGACCGTCGCGCCGCTCACCGGACCGTACGCGGGACGGCAACAGGCGGCGTTCGAGCGGTTGATGGAATTCGCAACCCTCATGCGCGCGGCTCATCCTGCTGCGAACATGGTGTCGGCAGGGATGAGTGCGGACCTCGAACAGGCCGTTGCGGCCGGGGCGACACATGTGCGCGTCGGTACGGCGGTACTCGGAGTCCGACCCGGGCTCGGGTAA
- a CDS encoding cell division protein SepF has product MAGAMRKMAVYLGLVEDDGYDGPGFDPDDEFEPEPEPERDRRRHEPPHQSHQSHQSQRDESVRVVQPPAQREPAAHSASLAAESGRPARIAPVASITPERQSLEKNAPVIMPKVVSEREPYRITTLHPRTYNEARTIGEHFREGTPVIMNLTEMDDTDAKRLVDFAAGLVFGLHGSIERVTQKVFLLSPANVDVTAEDKARIAEGGFFNQS; this is encoded by the coding sequence ATGGCCGGCGCGATGCGCAAGATGGCGGTCTACCTCGGCCTCGTGGAGGACGATGGGTACGACGGTCCGGGGTTCGACCCCGATGACGAGTTCGAACCCGAGCCGGAACCCGAGCGGGACCGCAGGCGGCACGAACCGCCGCATCAGTCGCACCAGTCCCATCAGTCACAACGGGACGAATCGGTACGAGTGGTGCAGCCCCCCGCCCAGCGCGAACCGGCCGCCCATTCCGCATCGCTGGCCGCGGAATCGGGACGTCCGGCACGAATCGCCCCCGTGGCATCTATCACACCTGAACGCCAGAGCCTGGAGAAGAACGCACCGGTGATCATGCCCAAGGTCGTGTCCGAGCGGGAGCCCTACCGCATCACCACATTGCACCCGCGGACCTACAACGAGGCCCGTACCATCGGGGAACACTTCCGTGAGGGCACTCCGGTGATCATGAATCTGACGGAGATGGACGACACGGACGCGAAGCGACTTGTCGACTTTGCCGCCGGTCTGGTCTTCGGTCTGCATGGCAGCATTGAGCGAGTGACGCAGAAGGTGTTCCTGTTGTCGCCTGCTAACGTCGATGTAACGGCGGAGGACAAGGCTCGCATCGCAGAGGGCGGGTTCTTCAACCAGAGCTGA
- a CDS encoding YggT family protein — translation MGVVGQVLYIALMCFLIVLIFRLVMDYVFQFARSWQPGKAMVVVLEATYTVTDPPLKLLRRFIPPLRLGGVALDLSFFVLMIIVYILITIVRSVLV, via the coding sequence ATGGGCGTTGTTGGACAGGTGCTCTACATCGCGTTGATGTGTTTCCTCATCGTGCTGATCTTCCGGTTGGTCATGGACTACGTCTTCCAGTTCGCCCGCTCATGGCAACCCGGCAAGGCGATGGTGGTCGTTCTGGAGGCCACCTACACTGTCACTGATCCACCACTCAAGCTTCTGCGGCGGTTCATTCCGCCGCTGCGTCTCGGGGGCGTGGCGCTCGACCTGTCCTTCTTCGTATTGATGATCATCGTCTACATCCTGATCACCATTGTGAGGTCGGTGTTGGTGTGA
- a CDS encoding DivIVA domain-containing protein, translating to MPLTPEDVRNKQFTTVRLREGYDEDEVDAFLDEVEAELTRLLRENEDLRAKLAAATRAAAQNQQQGGMRKGPDGPQDQRGPGAPVPAAISGPQPVPPQQQQMGGPMGGPPQLPGGAPQLPAGPSGHGPQGGPQGPGPMGQGPMGQGPMGQQGSMGGPMGGPMGGHGPQMPQPGQGPGGDSAARVLSLAQQTADQAIAEARSEANKIVGEARSRAEGLERDARAKADALERDAQEKHRVAMGSLESARATLERKVEDLRGFEREYRTRLKSYLESQLRQLETQADDSLAPPRTPATASLPPSPAPSMAPAGAGAPSYGGNQSMGGNNQPPGGPSYGGQQQMSPAMTQPMAPVRPQGPAPMQQAPSPMRGFLIDEDDN from the coding sequence ATGCCGTTGACCCCCGAGGACGTGCGGAACAAGCAGTTCACGACCGTCCGCCTCCGAGAAGGCTATGACGAGGACGAGGTCGATGCCTTCCTCGATGAGGTCGAAGCCGAACTGACCCGCCTGCTCCGCGAGAACGAGGACCTGCGCGCCAAGCTCGCCGCGGCCACCCGTGCCGCCGCGCAGAACCAGCAGCAGGGCGGAATGCGCAAGGGCCCCGACGGGCCCCAGGACCAGCGCGGTCCCGGCGCCCCCGTGCCTGCCGCAATATCGGGCCCGCAGCCGGTCCCGCCGCAGCAGCAGCAGATGGGCGGCCCGATGGGCGGCCCGCCGCAGCTGCCGGGCGGTGCGCCGCAGCTGCCCGCAGGCCCCAGTGGACACGGCCCGCAGGGCGGTCCGCAGGGTCCGGGACCGATGGGCCAGGGGCCGATGGGTCAGGGCCCGATGGGCCAGCAGGGTTCGATGGGTGGCCCGATGGGCGGTCCCATGGGCGGCCACGGTCCGCAGATGCCGCAGCCTGGTCAGGGCCCCGGTGGCGACAGCGCCGCCCGTGTCCTCTCCCTCGCGCAGCAGACCGCCGACCAGGCGATCGCGGAGGCCCGTTCCGAGGCCAACAAGATCGTCGGCGAGGCCCGTTCGCGCGCCGAGGGCCTCGAGCGTGACGCCCGTGCCAAGGCCGACGCCCTGGAGCGGGACGCGCAGGAGAAGCACCGCGTCGCGATGGGCTCCCTGGAGTCCGCCCGCGCCACGCTGGAGCGCAAGGTCGAGGACCTGCGCGGCTTCGAGCGCGAGTACCGCACACGTCTGAAGTCCTACCTGGAGTCGCAGCTGCGTCAGCTGGAGACCCAGGCCGACGACTCGCTGGCCCCGCCGCGCACGCCGGCCACCGCCTCGCTGCCGCCGTCCCCGGCGCCGTCGATGGCTCCGGCCGGTGCGGGTGCCCCGTCCTACGGCGGCAACCAGTCGATGGGCGGCAACAACCAGCCCCCCGGCGGTCCGTCCTACGGCGGCCAGCAGCAGATGTCCCCGGCGATGACCCAGCCGATGGCACCGGTGCGGCCCCAGGGCCCGGCTCCGATGCAGCAGGCTCCGTCGCCGATGCGTGGCTTCCTCATCGACGAGGACGACAACTGA